The genome window TGGCAAATGCCTGCTGCTTGCTGGCTGGCCTCCTcccagagcaggggaaggatTAGGTAAGGCGGCTGTGTTTGCAGTCCTCTTAGCTGGTGTAAGAATTACTTTAGTATTACAATCAATCTGGCCCCAACTTTCAGAAAGAACAGCGAGTCCCCGAGCCATGGCAGACTTTGAGAGTAACACTGACTTGCCAGATACTGTAATGTGggctctttttttcaaaatgggaGCCTCTTATCCGAAAGAAGCAAAGGCAAATAGTTTCTTGCTCAAAAGCGTGTGCTCAGAGAGATGAACAAACTAGACATGAATTACTGCTCTGAAACGATCTCTTCTGTTACCCTTCACTCTCGTGGAGTCTGTCTGCTTGTGGTCTGTTGTGAtagctttgcttattttttgtcCTCAGACATGGTATTTTTATATGGATACATCTATAGTTAATACATTATAAAAAACACATTCTGCACAGTGACAACTCACTGATCTTTTTGCTTCTGATAGGGAAATTGAAGAGGTTTTGTTTGGCTGTAATTCCTAGAGATCAGCATGTTAATGAAGTAGTCCACGAACTTTGGGTTGGATGTTGCAATGTCCTGCGAGCTGTTGTACTTATCTGGATTACTTTTCAGAGGACCCGTGTCCTGTCTGCTCCACAGAGAGGTTCATAGAGCAGTCCATAAATCCTCAGTAATGCACACAAtggattttgctttaatttataaTCTACCCCAAGTCACAGTACACCGCTAACTAGTTGTTGATCTGGCTGGGGTGCCTGCTGTACTGACGTACTCAGTGTACATTGCACACAGGTTATCTCTCCAGGCAAAAGTGGCTCCCCTTCAGCCCAAATCCCCCTACCTGGCAGCAAAGCACAATGGTCTAATATGCCCAAGGCCTGGACATATATATGCTACAAGGACTTCTGGGCTAATGTGTGGCTGGTATTGTGGGTTCCTGTGTCGTGTACGCTGTGCGACAGCAACTGTCAGGCACCTAATTTCGGTAGTGTTAATACCGAGAAGTACCTGGTTCTGCACGCGGGCAGGCTGCAAACCTGCTGTTAACAACATAACCTCCAGCCACCAAAATCATTGACCTACTTTGTTCGGAGGGGTTGCATTCCTTCTCTTAGATGCTTTTGAGGTTTAGCAATAAGGGAGTACTTAGCACTATAAACAGAAGTTTGGGGGAGGAAAATTGGCAGCTGTGGGAGCCTTGGGTGCCTGCAAAGAGTTAACTTGCACCACTGGTTGCATGACAGCCCCCAGCTGTCTGTGCCTTCCCCTCCAGCATTTCTCTCCATTATTTCATCAAAGCAACAGgcatggttttaattttccatgACTTGCTTATGAAATATGATCCTTGCTGTAATAAAGAAATGATTTGGTTTGTAATGGATACATAAGAAAtcaatttcctatttttaaattaggtgGGATTAACAATGAAGCAAACAATAAGCAGAGCGACGGGAGAGAAGGATGGAAGAAAcacccagcagcccccacaCAGGGCTGACTGCACTTGGACATGTTACACTGCATTTGTTAATGGCTTCACTGAGGCAGTCACAGCTGTAGTGTTTCTTCCAATGTATATTCATTTTGTGCTTGAATATCATGATGTTGGGAAGATTGCTGAAGATTCATGACTTTCCTTCTGCCTAGCAGTGACATTTAAGGTGCAACATGGTTTCTGTTCAACTTCATGGCTCAAAAAAACCCGGCACCATCGTAACTCCCTTGGGAACAGATGCCCTTCCTGCCCTTCCCACTGCATCTGCCGCAGGGACAGCATCCGGCAAACACATTCACCTGGACCGGGAGGTTgggagctgctctccagcaacTGCAACAGAAGCTCCCAGCTTCTACTTTCTAAGGGTATAGCTATATGGGAGAGAGCTGCTTGTTTGGAGATACCACAGCAGCGTGACGTGGCCTGTGGGGAGTTTTCTAGCTGTTATTGCTAGAAACTGTCTGGTCCCCAAGTATCTGGTCCCCCTCCCTTaccttcctcctgcagcactgaACAGTGCTGCTTGGGGACCCCAGCCCAGACAGTTGTCAGCAGTCCCACAGTCCTGCACAAGGCTAATCAGTACAGTCATCTTCTTGGCAGCTCTATGTACTATacccctggaaaaaaaaaaaaacattttgcagtccCTGCTATAGTAAATATTCCCTGTGCTGGTGTCCCACACgctctgcctgtgctggcagagcagtCCCTCCGGTGAGGTCTGTTGGAGGGGTTCAAGAGGCACAGGGATTAGCCTTTAGCCTCTCGAGATGCTCtgcgtgctttttttttcccctagcacTCCTGGGAAATTCACCTCCGGTGTGGCACGAGGCGGGTACAGTGCTTGCTTGGCATATGTTGGGGGCCTGGTGCAGGCTGTGCGCTGCAGAGGCACCGATTTCACTCCAGGACACAGTTCCTTGAAGTTGCAGGCGTCTCTGAAGGCAGATTGCCCTTTAGACCTTGGACTGCAGACAGTTGATATAGGTTCCCCTGCCAAGCTGCACCGAGCATTGCCAGCATGTTTTTGTGTAGTTAACAGATGTGCTGTTACTCCATTTTCCTATGCACGCACACGGCGCCCGCTCTGCTGTACAGGGAGCTCAGGGATCGCAGCGTCCCTGGAGCTATCCGACTTGGAGGGTTTCGGAGGTGGGGAGCTGCACGTTGGTGGTACTGGGGGGGTAACAAGCCTGTCCGAGTCTGTGCCCCTCAGCAAATCACCAAATTGCAGTCTGGACTTGCTAGAGCGGCTCTTCTAGTGCCAGCGTCTGCTGGCCCAGCTCCATGCTTGTGCTAAGTGGCTTTGGAGCTGCCCCAGGGGTCTGTCATGGGTTGGAATTAGAGTTGCATTTGGCTGGCTGGTCTGTCTTTCCTTCCTGGatgctattgctttttttagCTTATCTCAGTTCTGCATGGGTTTGTGAGCTCCTGCTGAAGTCTCTAACAAGATTTGTATGGtggcttctttttcctccaagcAATCATAATTTGGCCAGAAATAAATGTCtgcaaaaatctttttaaagtctCTCCTTCATGTAGGTTTCAGCAGCCTTCTTGAGAGACAAGCCATAAAAACTGATGGGACTTTTGGAAATGGTTGGTGGGACTTCTAGGACTGGGCAGAAGTCCAAACAATTTCTTGTAATCTTCTCCACATAGATCTGTTATTGCTGGGGCAGGTACCAGATGCATTATCACTACTAATCTCCTTCAAGGGTGGAGGGGTGCCTGCGTGTAGATAACTATGATGAAATAGAGCCAGATTTCTGTCTTTATAGAATAAAGACCAAGAAAAGTCTGTGGAATCCAAGGCCTGCTTCTACTTACTAGTGTCAGAAGGATATTGTTTTTATACTCTAAGACCACCAGTCAACCCACAGTTCTCAAACAgcctccccctccctttcccaacTGCTGTCCTAGTTAAATttatagcttgctttttttatttttctactggCTACCTCTGGAGCTTCAAGTAATTGTTAGTAGTATCCCAAACTGAAAGGCAAAACCATACCAAATGTACAAAAACAAACCTCAGCAAAGAACCCACAGATTCTTCTTGTCGCTGCCGAAGCCAGTGGGAGCTCTGCCGTCCGGCCCCACCGTCACTGCCGTGTGGCTCTTCGTGAACTTGCTATTTAGCATTAAGGCAATCCGGTGACTGAGGTGGAACAAAAGTTCAGGCACACTTGCCTGAGCCTGGTCATACTTGAACGAGCTGTAGGAAAAGGAACATGGGAGTCAAACTGCTCAGTGAGAGTCAGTGCAATGCACTGTCAACTCCAGAAGGTTCACTTGGGTCTCGCCACCCTTCTGGCTTCTGCCAGCAGGAATAACTCCTGGGAGAGTCGTACTGCTCTAGGCTTAGTGGTGCATAAATCGTGCAAAGTCATACCACTTTTGCAGCATTACTAGATACTGATGGCAATGTTGTTTGCCCTGTGGGCTGGAATTTATCTCCATGCCACTCGCAAGCATGGCTCCGTTGGCTTCTGAGCCAGCTGAACTGGCGTCGTCTTGTAGCATTTAGGTTTCACTCTCTCTTTCCAACCTTGGTTAAATTTAAAGCTGCTATTCATAGCTGCTCTCAGGATGTGGAGCTCCAGAACACCATGGGAAGTTTCTCATCTGTTCAGGAAGACACAGATAAATATAGTGATGCTTTCCGGTGGGTAAAACAAGGTTTTGTTGTGCTCTTCACATTCATAGCTGAGATGGCATTTGTACGCACATGCTGTTGCTGTGCCAGCCTCCACCATGGTGGCAGGGTCTTCCTAGGATTTCACTGATgggatgaggagggggaagagtTCAGACTATTGGTTTAGTTTACAGCCCCTAAAACTGTACAAAGCAGGGTAAGATCTACTAACTGTGAGCCTAGAAGCTGTTTTCCATGGAGGATGAGCTTAGTTTGTTCTGGAGAACAGCTGTTTATTGGAAACAATTTTCTGGCAAGGACCATTCCTTGGCCATCTCAACCTGGGAAATGGCGTTGTGATgatttacaagaaaaagaagaaaagctagtaacttggtttaaaaacaaaaaaaaggacaacaacaacaacaataaaaaaccccagcagttttacaaaggggtttttttagctgaaTAAAAGGCCTTGAGGCTGCataaaaacagcacaaaaattgATATGTTCCTTTGGGAGGattaaaacagatgttttctcttttccaatgGCCAGCATCTGACATTTCCAAAGAAGACACAAAGAACATTTCTGGGATGTGTGTTAGAAAAAGTACTGCTAGCAGCTTATCGTCTTGAACGAAAGCTGGAGTCAAATAATCTCAGAACCTACATCTGGTCACACTTACGCTGGAGAAAAGCCACAGCAAGTCCAGTGGAGCCAGTATAAGGAGAAGCAAAATGGATGCCGAGGTGACCAATGTCCCTGATGGTAATGAAGGCAGCATAAAGCCCTTCATGCTGGGTAGGAACAGCTCAGAGGTCTTCTGTGTGGCCTCTTTCAACAGACACCATAAGAATGTTTGTGTTTGCAAGGATCAGGTACAGCCCCCATTTTGCGTATTAATGCATGTGGATTTCTGCAATTTGCTCACAAAATCCTTCTCTGTTAAAGTTTTGCAGCCAAAAGTTATATCTGTGATGGCTGCAGAATGCAGTAAAGGCATACAATagcaatttgattttttttcttctctctttcttccaccTAGCTGTTTTGCACACAGATTCACAGATGCGGCAGGATGTGTTTTGGAATGTCGGTGACTGGGGTTTGCCAGCATCCATTTGACAAATGTGCCCTTTAGTATCGGTGAGGTTAAACCACTGCCAGAAATGTCCTCCATGATTGACAATAATGATTACTGATTTGGAATTTAGAGCATTCTGCTTTGCCATTCATAAGCAGCATTTCAGTAGTCTTCCAGCCAGGTACATCTCTAGTTACGATAATTGTCTTTCAGTTAGGGAGCTAATTGACTATACTGCAGCAAGTATGGAATAAATCATGTTACTATGGTAGCCAAGGTttttggaaaacagtatttcccaGAGCACAAATGccatttctctgaattttacttctttccctgaaaataGCCCTATCATCACAGAATTGAGAGATTTGAAGTTGGGTTTCACTTTTTTCCAATAAGAGTTCTGCAGCAAGCTGCatgttgcttttcagttttatttatttatttggtttaacCTTCATCATGTTGACAGAATACAGGTGTGTGGATATCTTATATACTCAAGCTAATTACTACTGAGACTGACACCTGAGAAAGGGATTTGAAGGAACAAGACAAAACACAGTCAAAATTTCACCTTGAAACGTTAGAAATGAGTCCAAAGGACAGCATCAGGCTTGGAGACTTCTCAACATGCGCAAAGATTGGACCAAGGTCTGGGTCTGAGCTCTATAGGTTTATCTGTGCTAACCGGAGTGCTTGGCACTGAAGCCAGACTTTTTGCCCGAGTAGATAAAGGTCATTTAGAAGGACTGCACTAACTTTAAGGGAGTCAAGAACAGCCTCCCTGGATGTGGTGCATCCATCATTGTGTTGTCTTGTTCAGTGAATCATGGCATAAACAAGGTACCAGAGACCATACCCTCAGTAGCATTAATGGTTAAATTGTGATTTTGattttgtctctcttcttttcagCCACTGGTACATCCACAAGTGTTttaacaaagtattttgtttctcGCTTCCCAGAATACCAAGAGCATTTCATAACACAGCTGTTGCAAATGTTATGGCTCCGTACACTTCATGTGTTAGTCTTTCCTGTGCTTCCCTTCTCTGAATCACATTTAATAGGCCAAGTTTTATATTTCTCTACTAATTTGTTGAAATTTATTGCATTTGttgccttcctctctttcttttgaaaatcagggGAACTTccaaatttcaatttaaaagcattttgttctaattcattttgtttttatggaGCATAGTATTTGTTGGAGGGAGAGAAGTTGAGATCATAATCTGGCACGGTTGACTAAGTTTCTAAATTTTAAACCACCgccttctctctttttaaacattttctctgcCAATACTAAACATTTTGATcattcaaaatgtaaattttactCCCCATAGATGCTGATGGGTTGTGGATATATTTACATACAAAGGAGCTGTTGAATGACTCAcgcaaaaagttattttcttgttctcaGCCTTAACAGTACAGCAGTTTTTCCCCCCATATTCTGTAGTTTCCGGAATGATTTGCGTGCTCGTCAGTCTCTGAGCAGTGTTTGAAAAGGTGCATGTGGTTAAAATGTGTGGAGTGGGAGAACCGCAAatggtttaaatatttttgccagaAATGCTCGTAATAGCCGCTTTCCATGAGTTGCGTTATGTTACATGGAAAGAATACCCAGAGGAGAACCCCAAGGGCAGCAGCGGTCAAGGGAAGGAAAGTCTGCCAACCTCTTagggtgaggaggagaaagcGAGGGTTTAGTCAGAATACGAAACCCAGTGTTTTGGGCTGGGGTATGATGTTCTCAAGGCAGTTAGCACCTTATAACACCAATCTTGCTAGCTGGGTGTGTGCTGTAAGACCACAGTTATGTTGGCCAGCAGTGATGGTACCTATATCTCCTCATTGAGCAGCATTTTATGGGACAAGCGTCACTCAGTTCTTCCATGTCCATATGCCTGCTGGGCTTGGGCCTTTGGCACAGATTCCTCTGGCATGAAGTACaagttgtttcttttgcaatatTCAAAACGTTGAGCCTGGTTGTGTTTGAGAAGGTAGAACAGCACACTGGAGATTCTCAGAGAGCTCTGGAAAGCCCCAAGCTTCTGTACATCTCCTGGGCAGCATTTCAGAATGTGCTTGGAACACATTTGTACTGCTCAGGACTGGGGTCCTCTCACGAGGCCTGTAAGAAAATCTGAGACTGTAACCGGCCATAACTCTCTGATATTAGCATGACAGATTTTCTTACATCTCCTTGTTCTTCCGTAGACTTATCCAAATACCAGGTCCAATACTGTCCTTTCAGTTTGGGAATGGCCCAAGCCTTTCATCAACTATTTACAGAATTACTTTAtaaacaactttattttatatgtgtgATAGTACTCCTTGAATCTGAGGAGTGCATAATACTAGTCTCTCTTGCCTCACTTCCTCTGGCTTATTTCCTGTCTTCCGccttgaattttcttttaatttggaGCCCACTCAAGGGTACACAGGCTAAAGATGACCCTACAGGGAACGTGCATCCATGCAGATGTGGTTTTTGACCAGCAAGCAGGTCAAGCGATGATCATCTTCTCTACAGAGGCTGCactgctttcctctgctttcgTCACAGCTTTCTattgtctgttttttttgtgtgatcTATCTGTTGACTTATGGTGTATTATTTGCTTCAGAATTGGTAATGTTTGCATTAAGTCCTAAACATGGAGTCAGGAGGTAGTAAGAACCTTTTCAGGCTATGTGACCTCTCCTAGCAAACTTTGAAGGGCATCTGTTGACCAGCCCCTGGCACTGTTTGTTTTGCAAGGAAGCGGGGTCTATAAAAAGGCTTATTACACAATgtaagtgattttctttttgctaagcaaatatttgcaatatattttgGGAGATCAAGCattcaaagtgaaaaagcagGATACCTGCCAGGGATGTGGGAAGCATGTAAAAGACACCTTTAATTGGGAGAACATAGCATGGTTTTAGTATCTTGGATCTACAAGAAAGCCAACACAGGCTCCTACCCCTATTTTCATTGAGGTCTAAGGCTTTAGGCATCTCAACAAATCCAGAAAACTCTTCccaaactgtctttatttcaacagCTCCACTAATTATTGTTGCAAAAGCCAAGGTACTGCACAACAGAGACAAATCCTATGACTTCAGCAAATGAGCAAGGTCCTAATATGGGGCTTTCCTAGAGGGtagtttataaaatataaatgcctGAAGTAACTAAAAATGCCCAGTTACAGAGAGCACATCACTAGCTGGATGACTGCTCACAGCTGATATCATAAGTTCTGGATCGTTCCTTTGGCTTCAATAAAAGTTGCAAAGACAGTATGTGGCTTAAACTAGTTGGCTTACGAGTAGCAGATAATGCTAGTCAACATCCAACATCCACATGTGAATTTCTCCCTGAGCTGTGGTATTGACAGGAGGCCCAATTTATATGCATGTAGTTTATAAACAGTGAGAATACTGGAAATGAGGTCATATTTTGTATAAACGTTTATTTCAGTAGTTTAAAGAACAAGCCATTCAAAACATCTGGAAATCACAGGAACATGAGTCATATATAATAGCAATATCTTAAATATGCATTAGTAATACAAAGTCATCTTTCACTCTGATAAAAGttacaacttcatttttctaaaaaatatttaagccaTGAAATTTATTTAGCTAATACATATATACAGcatctaattttctttcttctttcctgtagAGTCTGAGACTCTGGAGGTTTGTGTGATAGAAACAATGTGCTACACCTTGAAGGCTGGATTGGTTTGGATTGTATATGCAGAACTAGGCAAATAATTTACAGCCATGATGGCTGTATGTGCATGTAAGTGACAGATCGGGGTTTTGAAGACCCCGTGCACATATATTCCCACAACTGCTCGCCTATTCACAACAACAGATATAGTTATAAATCATTAGGTCTGGAGTTACTTCTAGAATGCCCCTATCTATATTCTAACTGAACTAAGACCTGCTTTCATTATAACCCCCTGCCCATCAGTGTGCTGTTACGCTTCCAGCAGTGATTTGGTAAAATGTGTTTGTCCTGTCTTAGTATGTGTGGAATGATAAATAATTGTGGTTTTGATCAGCTACAACTGTTTTATCCTCATCTCTAAGGCAAGCATTTCCCTTTCTATTTCATAAGGAAGGTCAGCATTAACTTGCACTTCAAAGTATTGTTTGATTTCTTCTACCTCCTTTTCCCAGAACTCTTTGGAGATATCAAACAGTTCAGTCAAGTTGACATCTTCTAAACCCTTCAAGTTCAAAGCAGTGTCAGCAGGGATGTAACCTATGGCAGTTGGTTTGGCAGAGGCTTTCCCTTCAATTCTGTTGAACATCCACTCCAGCACACGGGAATTCTCTCCATAGCCAGGCCACAGGAATTTTCCTTGGCTGTCTTTCCGGAACCAGTTAACATGAAAGATCCTTGGTAGTTTTGCAGCTGGACGATGTGCCATGCTGAGCCAGTGGGCCAAGTATTTGCCAAAGTTGTAGCCAAAGAAAGGTCTCATGGCAAATGGATCGTGCATAATGATTTTGCCTGTTCAAAACACAAATGGAGGATGTAAGGTAATAAATAGTGCGTTTATTCTAAAGCACAAAGATTTAGATCCTCCCAGGATTTAGTACCCATGGTCACTTAACCACCCTTCTGTATCCGAACCAAAGAGCTTTAAGAAACAATACAAGCATTATCCTTGATGtacaaaaaaagtacaaattaaattattttttataatcagtggaaattaaatttcttaaatCTTAGGTCAAGCAGGTTAAATGAAGATCCTCAAGAGCTGGCTTTCATCATTCATGTATTTATGCTGAGCTctagcagaagagaaaatttaagTTTATTTATCCCAGACTGTAACAAGAACTCCGTATCAAGGCTTCTGGCACCCCCATGCCTGCACCCTGTTCTGTATGCTTGCCACCTAGAGGattattttgcttaatttgACTTTTACAGAGAATTTGACTTCTCATTCCAGTACAAATATTTTGTGCTGTGAAAATGCACAGGTTGCAAAATTAGCTGCCAAGACTGAAATGCAAaagagcaggggaggaggacagagCAGGCAGTCCAGAGAGGATTGTTTTTAATACAGGTAGGcagattaaattttgatttacctttgtgctcagcagctgctgttgcttcAGATCTCATAGCTGCTCCTATAAATACTCCATGCTGCCAGTTAAAGGCCTCATATACAAGAGGCACACCTGTAAAGAACAAAATCACTTCAGTAATTAGAggtccagaaatatttttataacaggTTTTGCTACCTGAGGTACTGCCGAATGCACGTTACTGTATAATGTATTCtaatttttcctggttttttatAATCAGTTCATTTCCTGCCCTCTTGTAGCAAAGAAGTTTATGTGAAAGTTTTCAAAACTGGCTACTGATTACTGAACACATCCATGTTTAGTTGCTCAGTGGGAGATATCTGCGTCCTCAGAATCCCCAGcagattttactgaaaatagaaTCTAGTCCTGTGGTCATGATATTAGACTCAGACCTagcattatttctatttcttttccaacTTTAGGTGACCTTTAACAgatcaatttattttacttccttttctgtaaacTGTCTACAACTGGTTCATTTCTCTAGCCATTTCCTATCTGAACTAGTTAAACTGCAAGCCAATTGAGACAAGTATAGCAATTTGCTACGTGTCTACGTATTACCCAGCTTAGTGGGTCCTGATCGCTCTCCAGCCCTTTATTCTTATTATTACCTGTTTGGTGTTAACATCTAACAATTCAGACATTGAAATATCAGCTGCTGTAAGTGTGTGTGTCAAAGGCTAACAGGCAGAAGTTAGACCTACATGgttatttccttgcttttgcagCTGTGAAAGCAAAACCTGTGTCTACGCCCAGTTGTGTTTCAACCCTTCTGTGGTCAGCACTTCAGCCTTGATACGTGGCTGATGCATCTCTTACCAGCAGGTCTGCGGCCTCCAAATATTATCCCTTCAATGGGCACACCTTCGGGTGATTCCCACGCAGGGTCCATGATGGGGCACTGGCTGGCTGGAGTGCAGAATCGTGAGTTGGGATGAGCACAAGGTTCCCCTGTACAGAGTACAATGAAAAGGTCATAATGGCAGAATTAACATGAATTCAGCAGAGAAAGCCAAGACAGACTGTGGAGTGCGCCAGGCTACCATTATCTGGGGTCCAATCCTTGTTCTTCCATGAAGTCAGTGTTACTCCCGTTGGTAATGGCTCATCAATGCCTTCCCAATAGACACCTCCATCACTGGTTTCTGCTACATTGGTAAAGATGGTGTTCTTGAATATGGTTTTAATAGCATTGGGGTTTGTTTTGACTGAGGTTCCAGGGGCGACAccaaaaaagccattttctggATTGATTGCCCTTAAGTTGCCTGGAAgttaaatgacaaaatataaGTAAATCAAACTGTTCTAATTCCATCCAGAATTTTGTAGCATGTCTTGCTGCACCTAAAAGCAACCTGTACTGGACTGTAAAACAATCCAATTTCAGTTCCATACCTTGTTCATCAAATTTCATCCAGGCAATATCATCACCCACACACTCAATTTTCCATCCAGGCAGGCTTGGGTTCATCATGGCCAAGTTAGTTTTTCCACATGCACTAGGGAATGCTGCagcaaaatacttcttttcacCTTCTGGATTGGTAATGCCCAGGATCTattgaaaaattaatgcaaCTGTTAaacacagtctttttttcttgcacttttcattttgaagattGTCTCCCAGCAAGTGgtaatgataaaatatttaattatgcaAATTTTTCCTACAGAAGCACCACCACATAATATAGTTGACAAAAATTCAAACTGCAGTTTATTAATCAAAAAGTCTACTCTTCTTGCCCTTAGAATATCTTTAAGGAGTTCTTACATTGTCAGGTATGTATAGaattcaaacatttatttttattttgctgattaAAGATGCACAGACTGTATACAGCTGTGTTTCTcagctgagacagaagaaaatcaggCAATATTCTTTTGGCTGCACGACTGGAGTGAAGTGAAAGCACTTCATGTATGGATACTTCTGCACTTTTCAGAGtccaaagatatttttttctgagactgtTCTTTTATgcactttgaaaatttttttttcagtggtatttGATGGTAGTAGAATGTTTAAATGACATCAGAAAGTAAAGGCAGGAAGGGTACAAAGCAGAAGTCATTTAGAAAATCTAGTATTTACAGGTTTTGGAGTGCATAGGCCTCTTTATAATATGAAAGacaattttcaaaacttgcaTTAATCTTTTGCTACTAGACTTGTAGGGGCAATGTGGATGCCTAGTGATGATGTTTAGACTCTGCTCAAGTAGACGGGTCTGCCTACAAGTAGCCACTGTCACAAGTTACAAATCTTTCTTCGTTTCTGATTTTACAggtactattttaaaatgtttggtaCTTAATCTTGCAAGCAGTTTCCTATTTCTCATAAGCCTGCCATGTGATAAATTTGTATCTAATGTTACAGGACTATCCATATGAGACTAATTTCATTGATAGCAAGTTGTGATGTATTTATGTTCAGCTAATTTAGGGTTTAATGGCTGTTCAAACACACATGATTTAATAGCTCTTACCAGCATGTGCTCAGCTAGCCAGCCCTCCTCTTTGGCGATTCTGCTGGCAATTCTGAgagcaaagcattttttccccagtaaggAGTTTCCTCCGTAACCGCTGCCAAATGAAATGATCTCTCTGCGATCCGGGAGATGGGCAATCAGCGTTAACTCTGGGTTGCACGGCCAGTTGTTGATTAATGGTTCTGCAGAACAGAATGTTGTACTCATGAATGCAGCAATTTCCATGCTGGATCGCACTGTTGTTTGATCAGCATCGAGCCTCTGACAGCAACCCATACCAGATGCTTTAAAGGAAAGCCCCTGGTAAGTACTAGGGATAATAATCTCCTTTCCATGAAACTCTCATTCAGCTTTAATTCCTTTAATTG of Aquila chrysaetos chrysaetos chromosome 3, bAquChr1.4, whole genome shotgun sequence contains these proteins:
- the PCK1 gene encoding phosphoenolpyruvate carboxykinase, cytosolic [GTP], which gives rise to MPPQLKAEVNVMPKVVQGDLQSLPPEARDFIESNAKLCQPESIHICDGSEEENKKILDIMVEQGMIKKLSKYENCWLALTDPRDVARIESKTVIITQEQRDTIPIPKTGTSQLGRWMSEEDFEKAFNTRFPGCMQGRTMYVIPFSMGPIGSPLSKIGIELTDSPYVVASMRIMTRMGTSALKALSNGEFVKCLHSVGCPLPLKEPLINNWPCNPELTLIAHLPDRREIISFGSGYGGNSLLGKKCFALRIASRIAKEEGWLAEHMLILGITNPEGEKKYFAAAFPSACGKTNLAMMNPSLPGWKIECVGDDIAWMKFDEQGNLRAINPENGFFGVAPGTSVKTNPNAIKTIFKNTIFTNVAETSDGGVYWEGIDEPLPTGVTLTSWKNKDWTPDNGEPCAHPNSRFCTPASQCPIMDPAWESPEGVPIEGIIFGGRRPAGVPLVYEAFNWQHGVFIGAAMRSEATAAAEHKGKIIMHDPFAMRPFFGYNFGKYLAHWLSMAHRPAAKLPRIFHVNWFRKDSQGKFLWPGYGENSRVLEWMFNRIEGKASAKPTAIGYIPADTALNLKGLEDVNLTELFDISKEFWEKEVEEIKQYFEVQVNADLPYEIEREMLALEMRIKQL